The region taccatgctatggccagcatgaccgaaaggtgtttcgggagcctcgacaagtgttggagggcctcatgggccaaaggggaaggggcaaatcagcccactaaggggtggtgcacccccacaccctttcccacgttatttgggaaggtggggcgcctccacctggcttgggaggcaatcctccacctgcttggcttagggggcaagtctccctaggattttccctagggagatccaatctgcttggccgccgccccctaggggaaaccctagggtgcctccccctctccccttgcccctatatattgtGGAGGGGTGGGAGTGCAGtcgcacctcttccctggcgcagccctctccctcctccaacacctcctcctcctcctccgtagtgcttggcgaagccctgctggagaaccacgagcttcaccaccaccacatcgtcgtcctattggagttctccctcaacttctcctcttcccttgctggatcaagaaggaggagacgtccccgggctgtacgtgtgttgaacgcggaggcgccgtccgttcggtgctagatcggatcttccgcgatttcaaATCGCTGCAAGTacaactccatcatccgcgttcttgtaacgcttccgcttagcgatcttccaaggtatgaagatgctcattctctccctctcttgttgctagaatctctatagattgatcttggtgatgcgtagaaaattttgaatttctgctacgtttcccaacaaattCTACACTCACTGTTTCTATAGTGAGGCACACTGGTTATATTTGCAACTGCATGTGGATCGACTGCAGTCTGCAGCCTCACTATTTTTGCCTACAAGTATATCATAGTTTTGGACAGACTTGTCACATACATTGTTGGTGCTAAATTTGTTTTTGGTAATTAATGCTACATTTACACTGAGCCTTGCAACCCCAACTTGGTGACATGTGTTTATTGTAAAAGTAGTGTGTTCGTGCATATCTACTTTGAAGGCCTTCACTTGCTAACATGAGTGACATCTAAGAATCAGAGTCCACTGATTATAATTGCACTGTATATCATTTCTCCTGGGGGTTATTTGTTAGTCTTCTCTGACAATTATCTGTAAAATGCGTATttttatcatttcattgatagTATAATACTGACTTAAACATGTATTCTTGGATGATATGTGTGAGTTGTGGACTTCCTACCCTTTATCACAAATCGACAGTACGTACTTCAGAATTTGGTTGACATAAGATTAATCACACTTCCTATTTTGAGCAGGAAAGAATACCTTGTTGAACCAactctttgggactaatttcagggAGATGGATGCGTTCAGGGGAAGGTATCCTCAATTTTCTTTACATACATTTCTTTCATTTTTCACTTCTCTTATCATGAAACTGTACTTCAAATGTAGTACACCCTTAGATTTGATAGTATATTTCTATCACTAGGAGCCAAACTACCAAAGGCATCTGGATGGCACACTGTGTTGGTGTCGACCCTGTACCGTTGCAATGGATTTTGAAGGAATTgatggaagagaaagaggagaggtatgTTTACTTGCAGTTTGATTCCCTTGTTCTTTTGACCTTTCGAGTAGCAAAGTGCAACATTAGAGAGATACTGGAAGGTTATGGACTTGGTAACTAGAATAGTTACTGGTACGGTTTGACATAACAATCACTAAACTGTCAATTAGACCTAGAAGATAAGAAATAAAGACACTATgcatttcttcttctttctgtcaTTCTGTGAGTATTCAGTGCCCCAACCAGAAAAACTTGGACCTTAAAGCatataatgtacatctgttcatcaGAACTGGCCAGAGTTATATAACTGTAGACCTCTTGCGTTCGATTACAAATGAAGCAATTGAGGAAAATTGCCATATCTATGACCTCTTATGTGTagattcttgcctccttggttgaaaTTTGTAGCTGCTGGTACCAATGCCATTCTAGCTTTTCCCCCAAATTCTTGATTGATCGATCTTGAACTGTGGGAAGTGCTCACAAACTTAACAAATGTCAGGGCCTTCAGTTTAGTGCAGAACCAGATGCAGCCATAAATGCAGGGCAGCTGGTGACTCCACTATATAAAGATCTCCGAAGAAATGAATTACATACAACTTTATAGCGGTCTGTATAGAATGGAAGCAAGTCATGTCTCTCGCTGGAAGGGGAAGAAGGAGAGCTCGACCGGAGCTCAGCGGATGAGGGTCGCCTTGATCCACCCGTTGGCGAAGGCGACTGCCTTCAAGATTAGAAGGGGAGACCATCGCTCACTATACATACGCTTTAGTGGGAAATCACAAGTGCATTTTCTATACAAAACCATTACGTGGTCATCTATCTTACAAACTATTCACACCAGATTCATAGGGAATAGTACTCATGGAGGCAGTTGAACCAAGCTATCTATGCCTAACTATGACTTCATAGTTTTATCGCCTTCATTGCCGCTGTGGTGGCTTTTGCTCTCTTATATTCCTGCTCGTATAACTGGACTTAATGTGAGCTAATTAGTTGTTGTAATCTCAGGACTGCATTGAACTTGTTGTTGCGCTACTTCTGGGACGAGTTGGTTTTTACAATCTCATGATTTTGTTGAACTCGATGATGTTACTCTTCTCGAATGTTTATTCTTTCCCCTGAACTAGAAAATCGGTTGCTGACGTTTTACATATGCTAAACTTGCTTCCTACTGATGCATCATGCGGTTTGATCTTGCACCGCTTGGCCATATCGGTTGGACTAGCACCCTCTTGCCGATCTAGTCAACAAGATTGCAAGCATGATAAGAGCATCATCAGCTCGACATGGCAATCAAACGTCGTGTTGTGGTTGGTCAACAACTCTTTGCCACAACGTGACAAGTTTGTATACCCATGTGTTACATTTTGAAAGTTTGTGGACCAAACGACCACATGCGAGCCAAATTTATACTTTTACGTATTACCtttgtcctggtttattagtcccttttAAATTCCGTGCCAAAGtttgaccttaaatttaactaacaaaatattaatgcatgtcataaaaataatataattggaaactatgttcgaatacgaattcaacaatataatttttgatgacatACAATAATACTCccaccgtccggaaatacttgtcgaaggaatggatatatctagacatatcttagttttagatacatccaattttattcatttctccgacaagtattttgagacggagggagtactttattagTTAcatctatagtcaaaatttggcataaAATATAAAAGGGACTTATAAACCAGAGGTAGTACTTGAGAAGAGTTTAAACTTCCACTGACAAAACTCTCACTTACAAAAGCCAGCCATGTGCATCATAGACCTGCTCAGGGAGGGAAGGGGAAAAAAATGCCATGGGCGTTGTTGCCTCATCTCAGTCAACATTGGGCACATACTAGCGAAGCGAGTAAAAAAGGCTTTGGGTGAGAGTGGCGTGGGCCTCCACCACCGCACGTCCTAGATTAGCACGAACCCAGAATAGTAGAAGAATCTAAAATCCAGAACCCacgccaaaagaaaagaaaaaacaatggGCGAGACAGGGGCACCGCCCGCCCAGGCGCCCAGCCCACTCCCAgagacggaaagaaagtggggagagAGGAGAGACCGAGATACAGAGGCCGACCGCGACGACCCTGACGGACCGCCTCCCTCCATTTCCGACTCGTCCTATTCCTGGCTTGGCCTCCCCTATCGCCTCGCCCGTCCGCGATCGCATGCCGCCCCGACCCAAAAAAAAGGGCGACCGATTTCCTCGGTGCCCGGACGAGGGAGCGCCCCGTCCGATGGTGGTTGTGGTGGTCAAGCAGGAGCAGGACGAcgacgcggccgccgccgcctgggGCACGTGGGAGGAGCTCGTGCTCGGCGGCGCCGTCCTCCGCCACGGCGCCGCCGACTggcgcgccgtcgccgccgagctGCGCGCCCGCTCCCCGTGCTCCTTCTCGCCCAAGGTCCGCCCCCACGGCCGAACCCTAGCCTGATACTGCTCGGTCGATTACGATTGCGGGTCGCGTGCCTGTAATGTTGCTTCGATAAGGGCGGATTAGGGCACATATTCAATTTTTTTCGTATTATTAGGGATGCCGAAATGGTTATCCTTGGGGCTGGGAGGGATTGCTTGGTGCTGGCTAGGGTTTCGTGATCATTGCTGGAGATACACCCTCGGCCTTGTTGATGTAGAATGGTTTCGTAGGGATGCAGAGCAAATGTTAGGTTCTCATTTTAGAGATAGTGATTAGGCTGTCATTTAGAGATTGTGCTTAGGCTGCCATTTTGGAGATTGTGATTAGGCTGTCATTTTAGAGATTGTGCTTAGGCTGCCATTTTAGAGATTGTGAGCGTAGATTGATCATGAGTTCCGCGTTCTGAAAATGCAGCAAATGATGACTTGAACCAAACGAGTTGAATCAACGCCCAACCACCATCCACCGATGGAATGTGGCATAATTTCTTCATTTCTTTGTGAGGAAGAATGTGGTCAATTTCAGTTGGTCCTATATTATATAATTACAGTACGACACAGGTTGCACAATTTTTGCTTGCTTTGGTACCAATTACCCAGCGCAATTTGTCCAACAGTTTGGATATGTGGGAGCTCTGTGCCTATACACAGAAACATTTTGAACACTCGCACAGTTGCTTTTACAGATCAAAATATTTGTAATTTTGAAATTGTGTGGGGAGCAGGGAACTTGAATCCCTTACGGCCTGTCCCATCTCATGTTTGGAAGAAGTTACAGTATTGATTGGTTGGCTGTTTTTCTTGTTTGCAGGAATGCGAAGCAAAATTTTCAGAGATTCAAGCACGCTACTCTGCATGCGAGTAAGTGTTACCTATCCCTGTGATGTCTGTACTAACTTGTCCATGTTAATGATCTTCCCATTTAGTTTGAGGTTGTGTATACTACATACCATGATGTATTCCAAGGACAATGTTTGACTTTTTGGTAGAAGAATTTTCAATGTTAATCTATCATTGGCACTGGGCAGGACTGGGAATCAGGTAGAGGTGATAGAAGAAGAAATATATTCAATAATGATTATCAACATTCTCGTATGCAAATTTTAGTATCTTAGCCAATATGCGCAGAACATTTCAACGGACTGTAGTTTAACATAGATAGTTTTGTGTTCTATAGCGAAGTAACTTCTACAATGATGTAATAGTACTTAGCATTGTATTTGCTTCATTGCAGTGCTTGGTTTGAGGAGCTTCGCAAGCAGAGAGTTGCTGAATTGAAAAGGGAGCTGAGGAAATCAGAAAGTTTTATTGGGTTAGTACTTAGTATGTCAATATACACCTTgttcttgttttttttttttttggcatTTTCACATGTAATCTTCATAATTTGTTTTGGATATATTTTAGTTACTTATTGtcctgcacgtgcaatgcacgtctttctCTATACATAATGCATCAGCTAAACTAGCCATTGACCAGATGACTGAAAGAATGATAGAAGTTGATTAAAAATAGCTCCTCCGAAATCGTCTTTGCTGATAATTAGTCATTAGTTTTTCTCATATAGACTGAAGTTCAAGGAAATGTATGAAGGGAAGGGCATGAGGCAGGGGAGAGAGATTGAGGGGCTGGGAGCACTTTTTGAAGAATTTAAATTTTGATAAATAGAACCAAATAAAAATGcaaaaaggacagacccagtgcatagaagctcccacacaaggtggggtctggggagggattataggaacctagtcttacccctgcaaagtgcaatgcagagaggctggttcgaacccaggacctcttggcacaagtggggaggacttcaccactgcgccaggcctgcaAACATTAGATTAATCATGTTATACAGTGGGGTTAATTATATGGCTTATTTAAACACTCTTTGAACTTAAGACAAATAAAATATAATTAGCAGTCATGAGAAAAAGTCCCACCTTGTTATCGTCGTTGATCAGGTTTCATGGATGGTTAAGGTGATCAGTATCCCAACACAACTTGTACTAAATTAGTAGTTTAGATATTTTTATATTATTCTGTCATCTTGAAGCCAAGTGAAAGTTATCTTAGACACTACTTATGCCATCTGGCTGGAAAATTTTCTTTTTGTTTAATAATGTGCGATTTGGCTTTTCCCTGTTCCAGGTCCTTGCAGTCTGTGATCGAGAGTCTCAGCAATAGCAAACATGATAATGGTAATAACTTAGGATGTCACActgaatcatgttcacacactgaaAATGCAGCTGATACTACTTCCTCGAGCAAAGAATTGTCCAAAGACAGATCATCCGCTGCTAGTTTCACAGAGGAAGCAAGCAACAGTCAAAAATCTCAGAAAGTTCAAAATACATCAGCAGAGACATTATCAAAGCCCCATGCTGAAAAGAAGCTCTGTGCCAAAGATGGTTTGCTTTGGGGCTCTAGAAAGAAAAGGGGATTGAGGGATAAAAGGGCTATTCTGATGGCTGTTGATAGTAGCAGAGATGGTGAAAATACATCTACGCCATGCATACAGGGAGAGGGTTCCTCTGAGGGCTGCATGAAGAAATTGAAAACTCCAAAGGTAGAGCCTGGTGTATCTGTGTGCAAAGCTCCATGCGTACAGAGAGAGGTTCCATCTGAAGTCTGCATCAAGGAACTGAAAAATCCAAAGATAGAGCCTGGTGTATCTGCGTGCGAGGGAGCAAAACCAAAATTGGCAGATATTATGAATAGTATATCCGCTCAAGGTGACTGTAAGATGTTGCAACATCAAATTGATATCCAGGTATTTAATCAGTCTTGTATCCGTACTGCTTCAGTGGGCGTTTTAAATTGTAGTCTtatcttttaaaaaaaattattggaGTTGCCCGCTATTTGTTCTGAGAGGATCAAGAAAGTCAGATCTTTGTGGACATAGTGAATTTCCTTTTCGTTTTCTTATTACCTGAGTTACACTATAGTTGGTTAGTGTGGGCGGATTGGGTAAACTGTACATAGTAATATTATATGCTCTGAAAGAGAACTTTTAAGTGGCTCAAATCTTCTGTACAGTTGATCTATTCTAGAGATGAACATAATAGCACAGGTACTTCTGATTTTGTCATCTTATGTCCAATTGTTTCCATCTACAGCGGAAGAGAGCTAGATACAAGAAGATGATCCGTCAGCATATGGATTTCCGAATCCTTCGTTCAAAGATCAAGAGTGGTGCTATCTCTTCTGCCAAGGAGCTCCTAAAAGACATGCTTGTGTTTGTGAATAATGTCCTCACTTTTTTTCCAAAGGCCACACTGGAGCACATGGCTGCAATCGAACTTCGAGGTCTCATATGCAAAACGTTGCAACAGAGTTCAGTTGTTCTCTCCATGAATTGTGAAGCGGGAGGGACAGCTGGTGACCCTGTAATCAAGAAGACCAAGGCAAGGATCGCTAGTGGCCCTGTAATCAAGAAGACTGCTGCTGCAGGGATAGCTGCTGAGCCTGTATTAAAGAAGGCCATGGCAGCGATAGCTAGTGAGCCTGTAATAAAGAAGACAATGGCTGGGATAGCAAGTGAGCCTGTGATGAAGAAGACCGGGGCagggatagctagtgaagccgtaaTCAAGAAGACCGCTGCAAGGGTAGCAAGTGACCCTGTAAGCAAGAAGGTGGCGGCTGGGGCCACTAGTGCCCCTGCATCCAAGAAGATTTCTCGAACATTGCCGCCAGTACGTCATGTGCCTCGTGATGCAAAGAGAAGCAAGGTTTCCTCAAGGGAGACTGGAAGCATTGTCAGTCAGGGTGAGAGCGAGACCAGGGACGTCCACGCCAATGCAGCGGCAACAGCTGAGGAAGAAACTGTCGAGAGAAGTGCGCCAGCCGCCAAGAAGCGAGGGGTCGGGCGGCCTCCAAAGAGTGGTCAGAAGCGTGCTGCACCGCGGCCGCAAGACAGTCCTAGCAAAGGCAGGAAGAGGACTCGACGGTGACAGGGAGAAGCAACGCGGCGGATATGCAGTAGTGTTGTGTACAAATCCTACAAGGAGGTCCTAGAGTAGCTCCATCCAGTGTTGTGTACCACCCTGTCAAAGACTAGGTCAGGGAATCAGGATGTTTTGTAACAGGAAGGAGTGGTggttttcctggtgttttgttcaagGTCAGCTAGATGAACCGCAGCTTTTTGCCTGTAGAGATGTGATCCGAGTTGTTAGGCGCTATACATGTGTCTGTGTTATATAACTGTATGTAATACCCATAGAACTTTCGTTGGTCAAGTATATGGCATCGCAGAATTTTGGAGACAAGTGTTGATGATGTGGACATAGCCATTATAGATATGTCTACAAATATTACATGAcatatttttcaggtgatttctagtaATAAATATTTAATTATTTGTTTTAATAACAAGCACAAATATACTACAAATTTATTTATTGTATGTGGAatcaaagaagattttgacaagGACATACATGCTATAGAAACAATTACTATCATCTCAAGATTTTACTACCAGAAACAAATCCAACATATATGCATTCATGCCACGCTCCAAAATGAGCTAGTGTCATGCAATGCAACGTGGAAGTGCCCATTGCCTTTTTTTTAGGACAAAGCTAAGCTTTATTGATCATAAGCCACATGAAGTGGGATACAATTCGGATCATGAGGGTTAGCCAACCACATATGGCGGCCCGCACCGAGAGAGAGTACATGCTTAGCTAAACTATGAGCTTCACCATGTGAAGAACGGTTTTCAAAAACGAAATTACAAGTAAAATCCAAAGAGCGAAGTTTAATTTCTGTTATCACCGAACCATAAGATCCTGGGTTCCCGAGCTTGATGTCATCAACAATCTGCTTGCAATCAGACGCGACAATTAGGTTCCCCAGGAGAAGATCATCAGCCAAAGCGAGGCCTTCTCTACATGCAATTGCCTGCAATGTAGGAGGGTTGATGATCCCTGGCAAAACCAGAGCAGAACTTCCCAGGTAATTTCCCGCCTGGTCCCGGCATACCGCCGCCGCAGACCCTCGTCGATCGCGAAAGACCGCTCCATCGACATGGATCTTTGCAAATCCCGCCGCTGGTGCTTTTGGCCTTGCATGTGCTGCCATATTTACCTGAGGGGCTCCCTGCAAATTGTTTTGAGGTTTTGCATGAATCAGCTCTAGTTCTTTGATGAACCTGCTCACAAAAAGAGAAATGGCCTGCGGGCTTTGTGTGATTCTCTCGTGTATATACTTTCGTCGTGCCGCCCAGATGGACCAAAGAGTGACCGCCACTCGGACAAAGCTGCTATGAATCAAAGACGCCATGAGAGTGAAGATCCACTGTTTCGCGTTTGGTTCCTTCGTGGCGATCATCCGGTCCACCGTTTCACCATCTTCTAACGCCCATACACATCTTGCCACTGAACACTCGAGGAGGGAATGTCTCCAAGAGTCTTGCGAGCCACAGAAACAACAAGAGCTAGTGGTAGACATATTACGGTGAGCTCATACATCTTCTATAGGGAGGGATTGTCTTGCTAATCGCCACAGCAACATTCTGATTTTTGCTGGTACCTGCACATTCCACAGTTGCTTCCATGACTTCTCTTCATTACGCACAGTCGAGGGTCCTGCCGCTCCTTCAAGCCAAGCTCCCCTGCGATTTCGTGTCGCCACCATCATTTTGTACGCCGAGCGGACTGTAaagttgccgcttctttcgaagtgCCAAGCCCAATAATCATCAAAGTTGTGGGTGCAGATAGGAATCGCTAGGATAGCTTCAACATCCATAGGCATGAAAGTTTGTTCAACTTTTTGCTTGTCCCATGAGGCGGTACTTAAGTTGAAGTAGTCTGAAGCAAGCCTTGGTGGATTAGCAACCTTGCTTCCATAAGATCGGAGCGTTTCATCCCTGGGTATCCAATTATCCATCCATACACCAGTAGTATTCCCATTACCAATGCGTTTTATCAGACCCAACTTCAAAAATATCCACTCCTTCTTTGATAGCTCTACATATTTGACTTGGGCGGGAGCCTAACTCCGCTTGCAATATCGTTGAATCTGGGAATTACACACTCTTTAGAATCCGGGCGCTCAACGAGTTTGGTTGTTGCAAAATTCTCCAGCCCTGTTTTGCTAGCATTGCAAGGTTAAAAAGTTCAAAGTCTTTGAAGCCTAATCCACCCATAGCCTTCGGTTGAGTCATTGCCTCCTAAGATACCCAACTTGGTTTCCGGTGACCATCTTTGCTGCCCCACCAAAACTTCCTTATTAGCATATTGAGATGTTCACAAAGTCCCCTCGGAAGTTTAAAGCAAGACATGGAGAAAACAGGTATAGCTTGTGCCACCGATTTTACCAATACTTCCTTGCCTACTGTAGAGAGTGTCTTTTCAATCCACCCTTGTATTTTACTGCATAATCTATCTTTCAAAAACTTGAAAGCTTCGTTCTTTGAAGATCCCACATCAGAAGGCATACCCAAATATTTCTCATTTAGAGATTCATTAGGGACTTGGAGAGTTTGCTTGATTTCATCTCGAACACTTTCCGGAACACCCTTGCTGAAAAATATTGATGATTTACCGTAGTTTATACATTGTCCCATGGCTTGACAATAGATGTCCAAGACCTGGTTAACCTCATCTGCTCCCACACTATTCACCTTGAAAAACAATAGGCTGTCATCTGCAAAAAGAAGATGGTTTACATGTGGCGCCTAGGGTGCCACTTATACTCCATTAAGGTTTGATGACTCGTCTCGAGATTTTAACAGGCACGAAAGGCCCTTTGCTGCTAACAAGAACAAGTACGGGGAGATTGGGTCCCCGGGTCTGATGCCTCGTGAAGGGATAAATTGTTCCAACTTCTTACCATTAAACATTATCGAGAATTTCACCGATGTGGCCATGCCCATGACAATATCCACCCATCTCTGTGTGAAGCCGATATTAACCATAATAGCGCGGAGATATGCCCACTCGACCctatcataggctttcatcatatccagTTTCAAAGCACAGTGTTGATTCTTCTTTGCCTTATTTCTCTTCATGAAGTGTAGGCATTCATAAGCTGCAATTATGTTGTTAGTGATCAACCTACCCGGGACAAAGGCAGACTGCTCCGGAGAGATAATGTCAGGGAGTACTACTTTCAAGCGTTTCGAGATCACTTTGAAGCAATTATATATAGGACATTGCAAAGACTAATTGGACGGAATTGAGTTAACTGGTTCGGATCCTTTACCTTAGGGATCAAAACGAAAAGAgtctcgtgttggggaacgtagcagaaattcaaaattttcctacgtgtcaccaagatctatctatggagagaccagcaacgagtagaaagagagtgcatctacatacccttgtagatcgctaagcggaagcgttcaagtgaacggggttgatggagtcgtactcgtcgtgattcaaatcaccgatgatcctagtgccgaacggacggcacctccgcgttcaacacacgtacatcccagtgacgtctcccacgccttgatccagcaaggagagagggagaggttgaggaagactccatccaacagcatcacaacggcgtggtggtggtggaggagcgtggcaatccagcagggcttcgccaagcaccatgggagaggaggagtagggagagaggtagggctgtgccagaacttcgtgtatagctcccatgcgcctccccactatatataggggtggaggggctggtttcttgccctccaagtccattggggcgttggccaaggtgggaggaaagaaatctcattatttccttccccaccgattgttatcccccatttttagggatcttgatcttatcccttcgggatatgatcttattccttctaaggggggatcttggtgcgccttgaccaggggtgtggggccttgcccccactacccacgtccatgtgggtccccccatgcaggtgggccccactctggaaccttctagaaccttcccggtacaataccgaaaaatcccgaacattttccggtggccaaaataggacttcccatatataaatctttacctccggaccattccggaactcctcgtgacatccgggatctcatccgggactccgaacaacattcggtaaccacatagaaacttcctttat is a window of Triticum dicoccoides isolate Atlit2015 ecotype Zavitan chromosome 2B, WEW_v2.0, whole genome shotgun sequence DNA encoding:
- the LOC119363302 gene encoding uncharacterized protein LOC119363302; translated protein: MPPRPKKKGDRFPRCPDEGAPRPMVVVVVKQEQDDDAAAAAWGTWEELVLGGAVLRHGAADWRAVAAELRARSPCSFSPKECEAKFSEIQARYSACDAWFEELRKQRVAELKRELRKSESFIGSLQSVIESLSNSKHDNGNNLGCHTESCSHTENAADTTSSSKELSKDRSSAASFTEEASNSQKSQKVQNTSAETLSKPHAEKKLCAKDGLLWGSRKKRGLRDKRAILMAVDSSRDGENTSTPCIQGEGSSEGCMKKLKTPKVEPGVSVCKAPCVQREVPSEVCIKELKNPKIEPGVSACEGAKPKLADIMNSISAQGDCKMLQHQIDIQRKRARYKKMIRQHMDFRILRSKIKSGAISSAKELLKDMLVFVNNVLTFFPKATLEHMAAIELRGLICKTLQQSSVVLSMNCEAGGTAGDPVIKKTKARIASGPVIKKTAAAGIAAEPVLKKAMAAIASEPVIKKTMAGIASEPVMKKTGAGIASEAVIKKTAARVASDPVSKKVAAGATSAPASKKISRTLPPVRHVPRDAKRSKVSSRETGSIVSQGESETRDVHANAAATAEEETVERSAPAAKKRGVGRPPKSGQKRAAPRPQDSPSKGRKRTRR